A genomic segment from Mus caroli chromosome 17, CAROLI_EIJ_v1.1, whole genome shotgun sequence encodes:
- the Znf598 gene encoding E3 ubiquitin-protein ligase ZNF598 isoform X1: protein MAAAAGAEGRRAALEAVAAPERGGGSCVLCCGDLEATALGRCDHPVCYRCSTKMRVLCEQRYCAVCREELRQVVFGKKLPAFALIPIHQLQHEKKYDIYFADGKVFALYRQLLQHECPRCPHLPPFSLFGDLEQHMRKQHELFCCKLCLKHLKIFTYERKWYSRKDLARHRMQGDPDDTSHRGHPLCKFCDERYLDNDELLKHLRRDHYFCHFCDSDGAQDYYSDYAYLREHFREKHFLCEEGRCSTEQFTHAFRTEIDLKAHKTACHSRSRAEARQNRQIDLQFSFAPRHSRRSEGVVSGEDYEEVDRYNRQGRAGRASGRGAQQNRRGSWRYKREEEDREVAAAIRASVAAQQQEETQRVEDREEGSRPKKEEAAARVPEEPRGHRRLPRAQGEGSGSKEASANGPVSQEAFPATGPGPVVALSNTLPPPSPELKEEDFPSLCASTSSCCTAVTPGSVGLALAYPGPPRGKNTFQEEDFPALVSSAPKPSSAPSSLISAWNSGCSKKGNLPTPGSQAVVGGSQPTRKAGKGSRGGRKGGPAPVDEEDSGGLTVQGLRSVPTTVAVSSLLAPAANQSSAKVGKKKKVGSEKPGATSSPLLPPDHTPKPSGAEQVLEAPLSKAEVPVTIVVNGHSEGSALVRSAPKEPPGLPRPLGPLPCPIPQEDFPALGGPCPPRMPPPPGFSTVVLLKGTPPPPPPPPGLVPPISKPPPGFSSLLPSSHSACAPSPTTTTTTTKTPRLAPTPQAYLVPENFRERNLQLIQSIKDFLQSDEACFSKFKSHSGEFRQGMISAAQYYKSCRDLLGESFQKIFSELLALLPDTAKQQELLSAHTDFCSREKPPNSRSKKNKKNVWQTSTQQLGLDCCVCPTCQQVLAHGDVSSHQALHAARDDDFPSLQAIARIIT, encoded by the exons atggcggcggcggcgggcgccGAGGGGCGGCGCGCGGCTCTGGAGGCAGTGGCAGCGCCGGAGCGGGGCGGCGGGAGCTGCGTGCTGTGCTGCGGTGACCTGGAGGCTACGGCGCTGGGCCGCTGCGATCACCCGGTGTGCTACCGGTGCTCTACCAAGATGCGGGTGCTGTGCGAGCAGCGCTACTGCGCCGTGTGCCGCGAGGAGCTGCGCCAG GTGGTCTTTGGGAAGAAACTCCCTGCTTTTGCCCTGATCCCCATCCATCAGCTCCAACACGAGAAGAAATATGACATCTATTTTGCAGATGGGAAGGTGTTTGCATTGTACAG GCAGCTGCTGCAGCATGAGTGCCCACGGTGCCCTCACCTGCCACCCTTCAGCCTCTTCGGGGACTTGGAGCAGCACATGCGCAAGCAGCATGAGCTCTTCTGCTGCAAGTTGTGCCTCAAGCACCTCAAG ATCTTCACCTATGAACGCAAGTGGTACTCACGCAAGGACCTGGCTCGACACCGTATGCAGGGTGACCCTGATGATACATCCCATCGGGGACATCCACTCTGTAAATTCTGTGACGAGCGCTACCTGGACAATGACGAGCTGCTCAAGCACCTGCGCCGAGACCACTACTTCTGCCACTTCTGTGACTCCGATGGGGCCCAGGACTACTATAG TGACTATGCATACCTGCGTGAGCACTTCCGGGAGAAGCACTTCCTGTGTGAGGAGGGCCGCTGCAGCACTGAGCAGTTCACCCATGCCTTCCGCACCGAGATCGACCTCAAGGCTCATAAAACAGCTTGCCACAGCCGCAGCCGGGCCGAGGCACGCCAGAACCGGCAGATTGACCTTCAGTTTAGCTTTGCACCACGGCACTCACGCCGGAGTGAGG GAGTCGTCAGTGGTGAGGACTACGAGGAGGTGGACAGGTACAATCGCCAGGGCCGAGCTGGCCGGGCCAGCGGGCGTGGAGCCCAGCAGAACCGCCGGGGAAGCTGGAGGTACAAGAG GGAAGAAGAAGACCGAGAAGTGGCTGCTGCTATCCGGGCCTCTGTGGCTGCTCAACAGCAAGAGGAGACTCAGAGGGTTGAGGACCGGGAGGAGGGTAGCAGGCCCAAGAAAGAGGAAGCTGCAGCCAGGGTGCCCGAGGAACCCCGTGGCCACCGGCGTCTGCCTCGGGCTCAGGGTGAAGGCTCAG GCTCCAAGGAAGCCTCAGCAAATGGTCCTGTAAGCCAAGAAGCCTTCCCAGCCACAGGCCCAGGCCCAGTGGTTGCCCTCTCAAA TACCCTCCCACCACCCAGCCCTGAGCTCAAGGAGGAAGACTTCCCCAGTCTCtgtgcctccacctcctcctgctgCACAGCGGTTACCCCAGGCTCTGTAGGCTTGGCACTGGCTTATCCTGGTCCTCCCAGGGGCAAGAACACCTTCCAGGAAGAGGActttcctgccttggtttcctccGCACCCAAGCCCAGCAGTGCCCCTTCCAGTCTCATCTCAGCTTGGAATAGCGGCTGCAGCAAGAAAGGGAACCTACCCACCCCAGGGTCCCAGGCTGTAGTTGGTGGCAGCCAGCCTACCCGGAAGGCAGGAAAGGGGAGCAGGGGTGGCAGAAAGGGTGGCCCAGCCCCAGTGGATGAGGAGGATAGCGGTGGCCTCACTGTGCAGGGGCTGCGGAGTGTGCCCACCACAGTGGCTGTGTCTTCTTTGCTGGCACCAGCCGCCAACCAGAGTTCAGCCAAGGTTggcaagaagaagaaggtgggCTCTGAGAAGCCTGGGGCCACATCATCCCCACTATTGCCCCCTGATCATACCCCAAAGCCCTCTGGGGCTGAGCAGGTCCTGGAAGCCCCTTTGAGCAAAGCTGAAGTGCCAGTAACCATCGTTGTCAATGGACATTCCGAAGGGTCAGCCCTGGTACGGAGTGCCCCAAAGGAACCTCCAGGGCTTCCAAGGCCCCTCggtcccctcccctgccccataCCACAGGAGGACTTTCCAGCTCTCGGAGGCCCTTGTCCACCCAGGATGCCTCCTCCCCCAG GCTTCAGCACTGTGGTACTCTTGAAGGGCacaccacctccacccccacccccacccggccTGGTGCCTCCCATCAGCAAGCCACCCCCTGGCTTCTCTAGTCTCCTGCCCAGCTCCCACTCAGCCTGTGCTCCTagtcccaccaccaccaccaccaccacgaaaAC ACCCCGGCTAGCACCCACACCACAAGCCTACTTAGTTCCTGAGAATTTCCGGGAGAGAAACCTGCAGCTTATCCAGTCTATCAAGGACTTTCTGCAAAGCGATGAGGCCTGCTTCAGCAAGTTTAAAAGCCATTCGGGGGAGTTCAGACAG GGGATGATCTCTGCGGCTCAGTACTACAAGAGCTGCAGGGATCTGCTTGGAGAGAGCTTCCAGAAGATCTTCAGTGAGCTGCTGGCGCTCCTGCCAGACACAGCCAAACAGCAGGAGCTGCTGTCTGCACACACTGACTTCTGCAGTCGTGAGAAGCCTCCCAACTCCAGAtctaagaagaacaagaagaatgtGTGGCAGACCAGCACCCAACAGTTGGGCCTGGACTGCTGTGTGTGCCCCACCTGCCAGCAGGTACTGGCACACGGTGACGTCAGCAGCCACCAGGCACTGCACGCTGCCCGGGACGATGATTTCCCCTCCCTTCAAGCCATTGCCAGGATCATTACGTAG
- the Npw gene encoding neuropeptide W produces the protein MAGLRPPPGRRGTARPGSRRTRPFRRRHCPQATARLAEVRTATSARAWCGAIDLSALASNREVRGPGPGTPRNRPLLPLLLLLLLLPLPASAWYKHVASPRYHTVGRASGLLMGLRRSPYQWRRALGGAAGPLSRLPGPVARSALLLPSPGQELWEVRSRSSPAGLPVHAPWSPRDLEGVRQPEQSLSLHSWISEEPAARAFGETLRAQPWFLQQVIFADPVRPKNRWRPHA, from the exons atgGCCGGGCTCCGGCCCCCTCCCGGCCGGCGCGGCACAGCGCGGCCTGGCTCCCGGCGGACCCGCCCCTTCCGTCGACGTCACTGCCCTCAGGCAACCGCCCGCCTGGCGGAAGTGCGCACTGCGACTTCCGCCCGGGCCTGGTGTG GGGCAATTGACTTGAGCGCGCTGGCGTCTAACAGAGAAGTGCGGGGCCCTGGGCCCGGGACTCCCAGGAACCGGcccctgctgccactgctgctgcttctgctcttGCTACCGCTGCCCGCCAGCGCCTGGTATAAGCACGTGGCGAGTCCCCGCTATCACACAGTGGGTCGTGCCTCGGGGCTGCTCATGGGGCTGCGCCGCTCGCCCTACCAGTGGCGCCGTGCCCTGGGCGGGGCTGCTGGACCACTCTCCCGGCTCCCAGGACCGGTCGCCCGCAGcgctctcctgcttccttcccctggGCAGGAGCTGTGGGAGGTACGAAGCAGGAGCTCACCGGCAGGGCTTCCCGTCCATGCACCTTGGAGTCCGCGGGACCTGGAGGGAGTCCGCCAACCGGAGCAGTCGCTAAGCCTTCACTCCTGGATCTCAGAGGAGCCCGCTGCTAG AGCCTTCGGAGAGACGCTTCGTGCCCAGCCATGGTTCCTGCAGCAAGTCATCTTTGCCGATCCTGTCAGGCCCAAGAACCGATGGCGTCCCCATGCTTGA
- the Znf598 gene encoding E3 ubiquitin-protein ligase ZNF598 isoform X2 has translation MAAAAGAEGRRAALEAVAAPERGGGSCVLCCGDLEATALGRCDHPVCYRCSTKMRVLCEQRYCAVCREELRQVVFGKKLPAFALIPIHQLQHEKKYDIYFADGKVFALYRQLLQHECPRCPHLPPFSLFGDLEQHMRKQHELFCCKLCLKHLKIFTYERKWYSRKDLARHRMQGDPDDTSHRGHPLCKFCDERYLDNDELLKHLRRDHYFCHFCDSDGAQDYYSDYAYLREHFREKHFLCEEGRCSTEQFTHAFRTEIDLKAHKTACHSRSRAEARQNRQIDLQFSFAPRHSRRSEGVVSGEDYEEVDRYNRQGRAGRASGRGAQQNRRGSWREEEDREVAAAIRASVAAQQQEETQRVEDREEGSRPKKEEAAARVPEEPRGHRRLPRAQGEGSGSKEASANGPVSQEAFPATGPGPVVALSNTLPPPSPELKEEDFPSLCASTSSCCTAVTPGSVGLALAYPGPPRGKNTFQEEDFPALVSSAPKPSSAPSSLISAWNSGCSKKGNLPTPGSQAVVGGSQPTRKAGKGSRGGRKGGPAPVDEEDSGGLTVQGLRSVPTTVAVSSLLAPAANQSSAKVGKKKKVGSEKPGATSSPLLPPDHTPKPSGAEQVLEAPLSKAEVPVTIVVNGHSEGSALVRSAPKEPPGLPRPLGPLPCPIPQEDFPALGGPCPPRMPPPPGFSTVVLLKGTPPPPPPPPGLVPPISKPPPGFSSLLPSSHSACAPSPTTTTTTTKTPRLAPTPQAYLVPENFRERNLQLIQSIKDFLQSDEACFSKFKSHSGEFRQGMISAAQYYKSCRDLLGESFQKIFSELLALLPDTAKQQELLSAHTDFCSREKPPNSRSKKNKKNVWQTSTQQLGLDCCVCPTCQQVLAHGDVSSHQALHAARDDDFPSLQAIARIIT, from the exons atggcggcggcggcgggcgccGAGGGGCGGCGCGCGGCTCTGGAGGCAGTGGCAGCGCCGGAGCGGGGCGGCGGGAGCTGCGTGCTGTGCTGCGGTGACCTGGAGGCTACGGCGCTGGGCCGCTGCGATCACCCGGTGTGCTACCGGTGCTCTACCAAGATGCGGGTGCTGTGCGAGCAGCGCTACTGCGCCGTGTGCCGCGAGGAGCTGCGCCAG GTGGTCTTTGGGAAGAAACTCCCTGCTTTTGCCCTGATCCCCATCCATCAGCTCCAACACGAGAAGAAATATGACATCTATTTTGCAGATGGGAAGGTGTTTGCATTGTACAG GCAGCTGCTGCAGCATGAGTGCCCACGGTGCCCTCACCTGCCACCCTTCAGCCTCTTCGGGGACTTGGAGCAGCACATGCGCAAGCAGCATGAGCTCTTCTGCTGCAAGTTGTGCCTCAAGCACCTCAAG ATCTTCACCTATGAACGCAAGTGGTACTCACGCAAGGACCTGGCTCGACACCGTATGCAGGGTGACCCTGATGATACATCCCATCGGGGACATCCACTCTGTAAATTCTGTGACGAGCGCTACCTGGACAATGACGAGCTGCTCAAGCACCTGCGCCGAGACCACTACTTCTGCCACTTCTGTGACTCCGATGGGGCCCAGGACTACTATAG TGACTATGCATACCTGCGTGAGCACTTCCGGGAGAAGCACTTCCTGTGTGAGGAGGGCCGCTGCAGCACTGAGCAGTTCACCCATGCCTTCCGCACCGAGATCGACCTCAAGGCTCATAAAACAGCTTGCCACAGCCGCAGCCGGGCCGAGGCACGCCAGAACCGGCAGATTGACCTTCAGTTTAGCTTTGCACCACGGCACTCACGCCGGAGTGAGG GAGTCGTCAGTGGTGAGGACTACGAGGAGGTGGACAGGTACAATCGCCAGGGCCGAGCTGGCCGGGCCAGCGGGCGTGGAGCCCAGCAGAACCGCCGGGGAAGCTGGAG GGAAGAAGAAGACCGAGAAGTGGCTGCTGCTATCCGGGCCTCTGTGGCTGCTCAACAGCAAGAGGAGACTCAGAGGGTTGAGGACCGGGAGGAGGGTAGCAGGCCCAAGAAAGAGGAAGCTGCAGCCAGGGTGCCCGAGGAACCCCGTGGCCACCGGCGTCTGCCTCGGGCTCAGGGTGAAGGCTCAG GCTCCAAGGAAGCCTCAGCAAATGGTCCTGTAAGCCAAGAAGCCTTCCCAGCCACAGGCCCAGGCCCAGTGGTTGCCCTCTCAAA TACCCTCCCACCACCCAGCCCTGAGCTCAAGGAGGAAGACTTCCCCAGTCTCtgtgcctccacctcctcctgctgCACAGCGGTTACCCCAGGCTCTGTAGGCTTGGCACTGGCTTATCCTGGTCCTCCCAGGGGCAAGAACACCTTCCAGGAAGAGGActttcctgccttggtttcctccGCACCCAAGCCCAGCAGTGCCCCTTCCAGTCTCATCTCAGCTTGGAATAGCGGCTGCAGCAAGAAAGGGAACCTACCCACCCCAGGGTCCCAGGCTGTAGTTGGTGGCAGCCAGCCTACCCGGAAGGCAGGAAAGGGGAGCAGGGGTGGCAGAAAGGGTGGCCCAGCCCCAGTGGATGAGGAGGATAGCGGTGGCCTCACTGTGCAGGGGCTGCGGAGTGTGCCCACCACAGTGGCTGTGTCTTCTTTGCTGGCACCAGCCGCCAACCAGAGTTCAGCCAAGGTTggcaagaagaagaaggtgggCTCTGAGAAGCCTGGGGCCACATCATCCCCACTATTGCCCCCTGATCATACCCCAAAGCCCTCTGGGGCTGAGCAGGTCCTGGAAGCCCCTTTGAGCAAAGCTGAAGTGCCAGTAACCATCGTTGTCAATGGACATTCCGAAGGGTCAGCCCTGGTACGGAGTGCCCCAAAGGAACCTCCAGGGCTTCCAAGGCCCCTCggtcccctcccctgccccataCCACAGGAGGACTTTCCAGCTCTCGGAGGCCCTTGTCCACCCAGGATGCCTCCTCCCCCAG GCTTCAGCACTGTGGTACTCTTGAAGGGCacaccacctccacccccacccccacccggccTGGTGCCTCCCATCAGCAAGCCACCCCCTGGCTTCTCTAGTCTCCTGCCCAGCTCCCACTCAGCCTGTGCTCCTagtcccaccaccaccaccaccaccacgaaaAC ACCCCGGCTAGCACCCACACCACAAGCCTACTTAGTTCCTGAGAATTTCCGGGAGAGAAACCTGCAGCTTATCCAGTCTATCAAGGACTTTCTGCAAAGCGATGAGGCCTGCTTCAGCAAGTTTAAAAGCCATTCGGGGGAGTTCAGACAG GGGATGATCTCTGCGGCTCAGTACTACAAGAGCTGCAGGGATCTGCTTGGAGAGAGCTTCCAGAAGATCTTCAGTGAGCTGCTGGCGCTCCTGCCAGACACAGCCAAACAGCAGGAGCTGCTGTCTGCACACACTGACTTCTGCAGTCGTGAGAAGCCTCCCAACTCCAGAtctaagaagaacaagaagaatgtGTGGCAGACCAGCACCCAACAGTTGGGCCTGGACTGCTGTGTGTGCCCCACCTGCCAGCAGGTACTGGCACACGGTGACGTCAGCAGCCACCAGGCACTGCACGCTGCCCGGGACGATGATTTCCCCTCCCTTCAAGCCATTGCCAGGATCATTACGTAG